A single genomic interval of Spinacia oleracea cultivar Varoflay chromosome 6, BTI_SOV_V1, whole genome shotgun sequence harbors:
- the LOC110801321 gene encoding berberine bridge enzyme-like 15 produces the protein MMCSLKSSILALVFVQTLLSSSSATSETLDKTFKQCLNQNSKLHIPFSDTFFTPENPSFTSVLNSTIMNFRYLLPSVQKPVIIFTPLQETHIQAAVTCSKQLGIHLRIRSGGHDYEGVSYASEIDHPFIIIDLAKLRNITIDIEDETAWVEAGATVGEFYYRISEKSRVHGFPAGMYNSVGMGGHITGGAYGSLLRKFGLGADNAIDARIIDVNGRVLDRKSMGEDLFWAIRGGGGGSFGIIIAWKLKLVRVPPIVTYLMIKKTMEEDDIKVLNKWQHVCDKFDDNLLIKVTMSATDPDEIGIRCATIHYQGLFLGKTSRLLQIMGRKFPELGVSRKDCLETTWIESTLYMGGYPYGTSLDILLQAKANFRSYFKAKSDFVRKPIPVTAITGLWKRLKQDNGAVIIFTPYGGMMNRISDTAIPFPHRKGTMYMIQYVSSWKDGKKSENLHMNWVRKLYKFMKPYVSKKPRTAYANYRDFDLGMNEKGNTSFKTASFWGYKYFKGNFKRLVKIKTVIDPGNFFRHEQSIPVLGIEPGNFFRHEQSIPVLGIEPGNFFRHERSIPVLAV, from the coding sequence ATGATGTGTTCCCTGAAAAGCTCAATCCTTGCTCTGGTTTTTGTTCAAACCCTGCTATCCTCTTCCTCTGCAACTTCAGAAACTCTTGACAAAACCTTTAAACAATGCCTCAATCAAAATTCCAAGCTTCATATCCCATTCTCCGATACATTTTTCACTCCGGAAAACCCCTCCTTTACTTCTGTTTTAAACTCTACTATCATGAACTTCAGGTATTTGTTACCTTCAGTACAAAAACCTGTCATTATTTTCACCCCTTTACAGGAAACCCATATTCAAGCAGCTGTAACATGCTCAAAACAACTCGGAATTCACCTAAGAATCCGCAGTGGAGGCCATGACTATGAGGGTGTCTCTTATGCATCAGAAATTGACCACCCTTTTATCATTATAGACCTTGCCAAGCTTCGAAACATCACCATTGATATCGAAGATGAAACAGCGTGGGTTGAAGCAGGTGCAACAGTTGGTGAATTCTATTACAGAATTTCTGAAAAAAGCAGAGTTCACGGATTTCCTGCTGGTATGTATAACAGTGTAGGCATGGGAGGACATATTACAGGAGGAGCATACGGATCTTTGCTAAGAAAGTTCGGTCTTGGTGCTGATAATGCTATAGATGCCCGTATAATAGATGTGAATGGTCGGGTTCTTGACAGGAAATCAATGGGAGAAGATCTTTTTTGGGCAATTCGAGGAGGTGGAGGAGGAAGTTTCGGGATCATTATTGCTTGGAAACTCAAGTTGGTTCGTGTTCCACCTATCGTGACTTATCTCATGATCAAAAAGACCATGGAAGAAGATGATATCAAGGTATTAAATAAATGGCAACATGTATGTGATAAATTTGATGACAATCTCTTGATTAAAGTCACAATGTCGGCAACAGATCCTGATGAAATAGGCATAAGATGTGCAACAATACATTACCAAGGGCTGTTCCTTGGAAAAACGAGTAGACTGCTTCAAATCATGGGAAGAAAGTTCCCGGAATTAGGTGTTTCGAGAAAGGATTGTCTCGAAACCACATGGATTGAATCGACGTTATATATGGGCGGATATCCGTACGGAACTTCCCTCGATATTTTACTTCAGGCTAAGGCAAATTTTAGGTCATACTTCAAAGCAAAGTCTGATTTTGTCAGAAAACCAATTCCTGTAACTGCAATTACAGGGCTTTGGAAAAGGTTGAAACAAGATAATGGTGCTGTAATAATATTCACTCCTTATGGTGGAATGATGAACAGAATTTCAGATACCGCGATTCCTTTCCCTCATAGGAAGGGTACTATGTACATGATCCAGTATGTATCAAGTTGGAAAGACGGTAAAAAGAGTGAAAATTTGCATATGAATTGGGTAAGAAAGCTGTATAAGTTCATGAAGCCTTATGTCAGTAAAAAACCAAGAACTGCATATGCAAATTACAGGGACTTTGATTTGGGTATGAATGAGAAGGGAAATACAAGCTTTAAGACAGCAAGTTTTTGGGGTTATAAATATTTCAAGGGTAACTTCAAAAGATTGGTTAAAATCAAGACTGTAATTGACCCTGGTAACTTTTTTCGACATGAACAAAGCATTCCAGTTCTTGGAATCGAACCTGGTAACTTTTTTCGACATGAACAAAGCATTCCAGTTCTTGGAATCGAACCTGGTAATTTTTTCCGCCATGAACGAAGCATTCCAGTTCTTGCAGTATAG
- the LOC110801322 gene encoding protein LPA3, translating to MPISGAKIPTAIPTYPHPTVGKWRFFEINNLCKNRAFKSRQSNGIAKLKLKRSINHPTFVASASNVSISDTSFPTDYPDLLRQAKEATESAMQDNIQLMEIEFPTSGLDSVPGDGEGGIEMTGSMQLIREFCDRLIAPEKATRTRIFFPEANEVTFARTSVFEGVALKLDYLTKPSFFEDFGFGTKVKMADRVQPEDELFLVAYPYFNVNEMLVVEELYKEAVANTSRKLIVFNGELDRIRSGYYPSFFYPKLAALTKTLFPKMETVYYIHNFKGRNGGTLFRCYPGPWQVLRRAGKKYICVHQRETMPSLKEVALDILRPV from the exons ATGCCGATTTCCGGCGCCAAAATCCCGACGGCAATTCCAACTTACCCGCATCCAACT GTTGGAAAATGGCGATTCTTTGAGATTAACAACTTGTGTAAAAATAGAGCTTTCAAATCGAGGCAAAGTAACGGAATTGCAAAATTGAAGCTGAAAAGAAGCATCAATCATCCTACTTTTGTAGCTTCTGCTTCTAATGTTTCGATTTCCGACACTTCTTTTCCGACAGATTATCCCGACCTTCTTCGCCAA GCGAAAGAAGCAACTGAATCAGCAATGCAGGACAATATACAGTTGATG GAAATTGAGTTCCCAACTTCTGGATTAGACTCAGTGCCAG GTGATGGTGAAGGTGGTATAGAAATGACTGGGAGCATGCAGTTGATCCGTGAGTTCTGTGACCGCCTTATAGCTCCAGAAAAAGCCACTCGGACCAGGATA TTTTTCCCAGAAGCCAATGAAGTAACATTTGCGAGAACATCGGTTTTTGAAGGAGTTGCATTAAAACTAGATTACCTGACTAAGCCATCCTTTTTTGAGGATTTTGGTTTTGgtacaaaagtcaaaatggCAGATCGTGTTCAGCCAGAAGATGAGCTTTTCCTAGTTGCATACCCGTACTTCAATGTCAATG AGATGCTTGTAGTGGAGGAACTTTATAAAGAAGCAGTCGCCAACACTTCGAGGAAATTGATTGTTTTCAATGGGGAGCTGGATCGAATAAGATCTGGAT ACTACCCATCATTCTTTTACCCCAAGTTGGCTGCACTTACCAAGACGTTGTTTCCAAAAATGGAAACCGTGTATTACATCCATAATTTTAAAGGACGAAATGGTGGAACTCTTTTCAG ATGTTATCCCGGGCCTTGGCAGGTTCTTAGAAGGGCGGGAAAGAAGTATATATGTGTACATCAGCGAGAAACTATGCCATCCCTGAAGGAAGTTGCCTTGGATATCCTTCGACCTGTTTGA